Proteins encoded in a region of the Nocardia asteroides genome:
- a CDS encoding (2Fe-2S)-binding protein, whose amino-acid sequence MGMAAQPPAAVTTVAGRTLTQPDWLAARIAEMGHSWGTTSPRIAGTLWWCMVASALVEQIARAYACDEHAPEPALDRMECEVRPDGGVERVRIPANDGPRAGSAAVLRETLAAVITPVAEVSGAAVPALWAITTDAIGNRALDAGSPDAGARLAIDIGGKLPAPRFVEIGGRTFVRRISCCLVFEVPGCQMCTSCPKRPAAERTALLADLAAGG is encoded by the coding sequence ATGGGAATGGCTGCGCAGCCCCCTGCAGCGGTGACCACCGTCGCAGGGCGCACGCTCACCCAGCCGGACTGGCTGGCCGCGCGGATCGCGGAAATGGGCCACTCCTGGGGGACCACGTCGCCGCGCATCGCGGGCACGCTGTGGTGGTGCATGGTGGCCTCCGCTCTGGTGGAGCAGATCGCGCGCGCCTACGCCTGCGACGAGCACGCCCCCGAACCCGCCCTGGATCGGATGGAGTGCGAGGTGCGCCCGGACGGTGGTGTCGAGCGGGTGCGCATCCCGGCGAACGATGGTCCGCGGGCAGGCAGCGCCGCGGTGCTGCGTGAGACGCTCGCCGCCGTGATCACGCCGGTCGCCGAGGTGTCCGGTGCCGCAGTCCCCGCCCTGTGGGCGATCACCACCGATGCGATCGGCAACCGGGCGCTGGATGCCGGTTCGCCGGACGCGGGCGCACGGCTGGCCATCGACATCGGTGGCAAACTGCCTGCACCGCGGTTCGTCGAAATCGGCGGGCGCACCTTCGTCCGGCGCATCTCCTGCTGCCTGGTGTTCGAGGTCCCCGGCTGCCAGATGTGCACGAGCTGCCCGAAACGCCCGGCCGCCGAACGAACGGCACTGCTCGCGGACCTAGCCGCCGGGGGCTGA
- a CDS encoding site-specific integrase, with translation MGSITHGDVVKWIGDITPKMAPATVHRCYQVLAGVLHLAVRDGRIRANPARDVELPKIEEEEKHYLSHAEVARLAAAADYLYSLRKNRERIGRNRSAELAVERDDDGVPIIPAAAQSPDGLAIRLMAYTGLRIGEFSALRAKNLDLDGLHVRVFEAYTDVKGKLVLGLPKGDKKRTLDLVPDLVDELRAHVKGKSAETLVFTAATGRPIRRTNWNKRVLHPAAKLAGLYIADDGETELTAHDLRHTFASLCASAGISSRYIAEWMSHASTAITESVYIDLFPKDLEAHAALLGAAMSNGSK, from the coding sequence TTGGGCAGCATCACCCACGGCGACGTCGTGAAGTGGATCGGCGACATCACGCCGAAGATGGCCCCGGCGACGGTGCATCGCTGCTACCAGGTACTCGCCGGGGTGTTGCACTTGGCGGTGCGCGACGGCCGGATACGTGCGAACCCAGCTCGCGACGTCGAGTTGCCGAAGATCGAGGAAGAGGAAAAGCACTACCTCTCGCACGCAGAGGTCGCGCGACTCGCCGCTGCCGCCGACTATCTCTACAGCCTGCGGAAGAACCGGGAGCGGATTGGGCGGAACCGGTCGGCCGAACTCGCCGTCGAACGTGATGACGACGGGGTGCCGATCATTCCGGCCGCTGCGCAGTCGCCGGACGGGCTCGCGATCCGGTTGATGGCCTACACCGGTCTGCGCATAGGCGAGTTCTCTGCGCTGCGGGCCAAGAACCTCGATCTCGACGGCCTGCATGTCCGGGTGTTCGAGGCGTACACCGACGTCAAGGGAAAGCTGGTGCTCGGCCTGCCCAAGGGCGACAAGAAACGCACTCTCGACCTGGTGCCGGACCTGGTCGACGAACTGCGCGCGCACGTGAAGGGCAAGTCCGCCGAGACGCTGGTCTTCACTGCCGCCACGGGCCGGCCGATCCGGCGCACCAACTGGAACAAGCGGGTGTTGCACCCTGCCGCCAAGCTCGCCGGGCTGTACATCGCCGACGACGGCGAAACCGAACTCACCGCGCACGACTTGCGGCACACGTTCGCGAGCCTCTGCGCGTCGGCGGGTATCTCATCGCGGTACATCGCCGAGTGGATGAGCCACGCATCCACGGCGATCACGGAATCGGTCTACATCGACCTGTTCCCGAAGGACCTCGAGGCGCACGCCGCGCTGCTCGGTGCGGCCATGTCGAATGGCTCGAAGTAG
- a CDS encoding TIGR02611 family protein, whose product MTADLETSSADRPTRWRAFRAGLERRPTLYLAYRIVVAVVGVAVLAVGVLAIPYPGPGWAIVFAGLGILATEFAWAHRVLTWLRDRYRQLMAWYSGQGRAVQVAGAIGTAALVVATLWILGTFGLVGSWIGVEWEWLRSPLQR is encoded by the coding sequence GTGACCGCAGATCTGGAAACGAGCTCTGCCGACCGGCCGACCCGCTGGCGCGCCTTCCGCGCCGGGCTCGAACGACGGCCTACCCTGTATCTCGCCTACCGGATCGTGGTCGCGGTGGTCGGTGTCGCCGTGCTCGCGGTCGGCGTTCTCGCGATCCCCTATCCCGGTCCCGGCTGGGCGATCGTGTTCGCGGGGCTCGGCATCCTGGCCACCGAATTCGCTTGGGCGCACCGAGTATTGACCTGGCTACGGGACCGATACCGGCAATTGATGGCCTGGTACTCCGGCCAGGGGCGGGCCGTGCAGGTGGCAGGTGCGATCGGCACCGCGGCGTTGGTCGTCGCGACGCTGTGGATTCTGGGAACCTTCGGGCTGGTCGGTAGTTGGATCGGAGTGGAATGGGAATGGCTGCGCAGCCCCCTGCAGCGGTGA
- a CDS encoding PepSY domain-containing protein, producing the protein MSSFETPRKPRRKPGNVTVFDAHYIDFRRRVKRPSGWKVGPDGVEVPKGRGWQVRYVDQDGKQRFPAFETKAEATRRT; encoded by the coding sequence GTGAGTTCCTTTGAGACTCCCCGCAAGCCCCGCCGCAAGCCTGGCAACGTAACCGTGTTCGACGCGCACTACATCGACTTCCGCCGCCGCGTGAAGCGTCCGAGTGGATGGAAAGTCGGCCCTGACGGAGTCGAGGTGCCCAAGGGTCGCGGGTGGCAGGTGCGCTACGTCGACCAAGACGGCAAACAACGGTTCCCTGCATTCGAGACCAAGGCTGAGGCAACCCGCCGAACGTGA
- a CDS encoding AAA family ATPase, with translation MFEASTEPSPRHSRIATNPGRRDERSTTTVGEPDTPVIQVCRRSDGVGLFYRGQYNTVFGDPETGKTMLTDYATVQELAVGGRVLRLDLEQNGANATIPRLHSLGAEYATLADQERFLSIEPEDRLELTAVIAHMAEWRPTVVILDSLGVLVPMFGGNSNSSDEFTNCHHMVIKPLVSSGACVVAIDHLAKGDASRSYGANGTIAKKRATGGTSIRVVIDAPFTPGESGSAHLYINKDRHGGLRAHCPVGVLSQDLGRISLVA, from the coding sequence GTGTTCGAAGCGTCTACCGAACCCTCTCCGCGTCATTCACGCATCGCGACCAATCCCGGCCGCCGAGACGAAAGATCAACAACTACCGTGGGCGAGCCCGACACTCCAGTCATTCAAGTCTGCCGCCGCAGCGACGGCGTCGGGCTGTTCTATCGGGGGCAATACAACACGGTATTCGGCGATCCGGAGACCGGCAAAACGATGCTCACGGATTATGCGACGGTTCAGGAACTCGCCGTCGGCGGTCGGGTATTACGGCTCGACCTGGAGCAAAACGGGGCCAACGCCACCATCCCCCGACTGCATAGTCTGGGCGCCGAGTACGCCACACTCGCTGATCAAGAGCGTTTCCTCTCCATCGAGCCAGAGGACCGACTAGAGCTAACGGCAGTCATCGCACATATGGCCGAATGGCGTCCGACAGTGGTCATCCTCGACAGCCTGGGTGTATTGGTTCCCATGTTCGGCGGCAACAGTAATTCATCAGACGAGTTCACGAACTGCCATCACATGGTAATCAAACCGCTGGTGAGTTCTGGTGCATGTGTCGTCGCCATCGACCATTTGGCAAAAGGCGATGCATCTCGATCGTACGGCGCAAACGGAACGATCGCGAAGAAACGCGCTACCGGGGGAACCTCCATCCGAGTAGTGATCGACGCACCTTTCACACCGGGCGAGAGTGGCAGCGCCCATCTATATATCAACAAAGATCGGCACGGCGGACTGCGGGCACACTGCCCGGTAGGTGTCTTGAGTCAAGATCTTGGCAGGATCTCGCTGGTCGCGTAG
- a CDS encoding carbonic anhydrase, which translates to MAIDHDLAPPLSMPAPAGPGRSSGPRSDRFTDILRHDVPASIVVFLVALPLSLGIAIASGAPVAAGLIAAIVGGIVVGLLGGSVLQVSGPAAGLTVVVAETIDQFGWRLTCFIVVAAGVLQILLGLSRVARAALAVAPVVVHAMLAGIGITIALQQIHVLLGGSSHSSAWRNIIELPGQLMSLHGGGALIGAVVIAIMVGWKYLPARIRVVPGPLAAVLVGTVLSLVLPLGAERIVLDGSLFDAIGLPALPSGNWSALVLAIITIALIASVESLLSAVAVDKMHTGKRTDFDRELIGQGSANVLSGLLGGLPVTGVIVRSATNVTAGAHSRASAVLHGVWLLVFSVALVSVVEQIPKAALAGLLIVIGTQLVKLAHIKLAQRTGDLLVYVVTVLSVVFLNLLEGVLIGLGLAFGLLLWRVVRVAVKAEQIPGTQRWLITIDGSATFLALPKLSAQFAKIPAGADVTVEMTVDFLDHAAFEAVEEFARQQVNSGGSVDFVEIGGARMAQATAKPPARSFARSVWDDILGPWRRDEGHKNPVAAGVAAYHRSHAHVVRPHLDELRDKQDPDSFFLTCSDSRIVPNIITNSGPGDLFTVRNVGNLAPAEGDASVEAALVFALEQLNVRSIVVCGHSSCGAMKALHTGAQVPGVDAWLAHAQPSLERFRAGHPVAAAAREAGFGEVDQLAMVNVAVQLELLRRHPAVRKAIAERGVTVSGLFFDIASARVVEVTENGIAHIDDAGHQPARELV; encoded by the coding sequence ATGGCTATCGATCACGATTTAGCCCCGCCACTGTCAATGCCCGCACCGGCGGGCCCGGGCCGCAGTTCCGGACCGCGGTCCGACCGCTTCACCGATATCCTGCGCCACGATGTGCCCGCCTCCATCGTGGTTTTCCTTGTCGCGCTGCCGCTTTCGCTCGGCATCGCGATCGCTTCCGGAGCCCCCGTCGCCGCGGGGCTCATCGCCGCCATCGTCGGCGGCATCGTCGTCGGGCTGCTCGGTGGCTCGGTACTCCAGGTGAGCGGCCCTGCCGCGGGCCTCACCGTCGTCGTGGCCGAGACGATCGACCAATTCGGTTGGCGCCTCACCTGTTTCATCGTCGTGGCAGCGGGTGTCCTGCAGATTCTGCTCGGGCTCAGCCGTGTGGCCAGAGCGGCGCTCGCCGTGGCGCCCGTGGTGGTGCACGCGATGCTCGCCGGTATCGGCATCACGATCGCGCTGCAACAGATCCATGTGCTGCTCGGCGGTTCCTCGCACAGTTCGGCCTGGCGGAACATCATCGAGCTGCCCGGACAGCTGATGTCCCTGCACGGCGGCGGCGCGTTGATCGGCGCGGTCGTGATCGCGATCATGGTCGGCTGGAAGTACCTGCCCGCCAGGATTCGCGTGGTGCCGGGGCCGCTCGCCGCGGTGCTCGTGGGCACGGTGTTGTCGCTGGTCCTGCCGCTCGGCGCCGAGCGCATCGTGCTCGACGGCTCGCTGTTCGACGCCATCGGCCTGCCCGCGCTGCCCAGTGGTAACTGGTCGGCTCTGGTCCTGGCCATCATCACCATCGCCCTGATCGCCAGCGTGGAGAGCCTGCTGTCCGCGGTGGCGGTGGACAAGATGCACACCGGCAAGCGCACCGACTTCGACCGGGAGCTGATCGGCCAGGGCTCGGCGAACGTGCTGTCCGGCCTGCTCGGCGGTCTGCCGGTCACCGGCGTGATCGTGCGCAGCGCCACCAACGTGACGGCGGGCGCGCACAGCCGCGCTTCCGCGGTACTGCACGGAGTCTGGCTCTTGGTGTTCTCGGTGGCCCTGGTCTCGGTAGTGGAGCAGATCCCGAAGGCCGCCCTGGCCGGTCTCCTCATCGTGATCGGCACCCAGCTGGTCAAGCTGGCCCACATCAAACTGGCCCAGCGCACCGGTGACCTGCTGGTCTACGTCGTCACGGTGCTCAGTGTGGTGTTCTTGAACCTGCTGGAGGGCGTGCTGATCGGCCTCGGCCTGGCCTTCGGCCTGCTGCTGTGGCGGGTGGTCCGGGTGGCGGTCAAAGCCGAACAGATCCCGGGCACGCAGCGCTGGCTGATCACCATCGACGGCTCGGCCACCTTCCTCGCGCTGCCGAAACTGTCGGCGCAGTTCGCGAAGATCCCCGCGGGAGCCGACGTCACGGTGGAGATGACGGTCGACTTCCTCGATCACGCGGCATTCGAGGCGGTCGAGGAGTTCGCCCGCCAGCAGGTGAACAGCGGAGGCAGCGTCGACTTCGTGGAGATCGGTGGGGCCAGAATGGCCCAGGCCACGGCCAAACCGCCGGCGCGGAGCTTCGCGCGCTCGGTCTGGGACGACATCCTCGGCCCGTGGCGCCGCGACGAGGGGCACAAGAACCCGGTCGCGGCAGGCGTCGCGGCCTACCACCGCAGCCACGCGCACGTCGTGCGGCCGCACCTGGACGAGTTGCGCGACAAGCAGGACCCGGATTCGTTCTTCCTGACCTGCTCGGACTCGCGGATCGTGCCGAACATCATCACCAACAGCGGGCCGGGCGACTTGTTCACCGTGCGCAACGTGGGCAACCTCGCTCCCGCGGAAGGTGACGCGTCGGTCGAGGCCGCGCTGGTGTTCGCGCTCGAACAGCTGAACGTCCGCTCGATCGTGGTCTGTGGGCATTCCTCCTGCGGTGCGATGAAGGCGTTGCACACCGGCGCCCAGGTCCCCGGCGTGGACGCCTGGCTCGCCCACGCGCAGCCGAGCCTCGAGCGGTTCCGCGCGGGCCATCCGGTGGCGGCGGCGGCTCGGGAAGCCGGCTTCGGCGAGGTCGATCAGCTGGCCATGGTGAACGTCGCGGTGCAGCTCGAACTGCTGCGCCGGCACCCCGCGGTGCGCAAGGCGATCGCCGAGCGCGGCGTCACGGTGTCGGGCCTGTTCTTCGACATCGCCAGTGCCCGGGTCGTCGAGGTGACCGAGAACGGGATCGCGCACATCGATGACGCGGGACATCAGCCCGCTCGCGAACTGGTGTGA